The genomic window CGCGCAAGCCGAAAAGAGGTTCGCAGGCAAGGATGGAGGATACGGTACACAAGTGCCTTACGACAGCACGAGTTCTGAAATcacagagaaggagaagaaggtaAATTGGCTATATCGCGTGGCCAATGCAAAGTACGCCATTTGGGGAGATGAGAGCATTCTCGTCGCGGGGGCGAACCTGTTCAAGGTACGGCTTGTGGTCGAGACTCAAAAGAAGTtaggggagagagacgcccgcTTGGGCTCTCACGCTGTACAGGTGATCAGCCCAAAGAATACCCACCCATCGGACTTCCTCCCTACAGTTTTTCTCGCGCTGGACCGAGGCCGCGAACACTACCTTTTTATTCAAGAGGTGGGGCAGCGTGGATGAATGATGAGGGCCCCATTATGCCACGCTGTTTCCTGAGAACAAGAAACACAGAACGACGGCTGTCCGGTGAGCAGCTTCGTGGGAAAGGATTCTCAGTAGAATATCCGAATGCTCCCCATGGGCATGTAGGTACCATGCGAATGGAATTCGCGATACACGATGAGATTGTCACGCACATCCTTcggagacgacgccgcgggcgtgcACTGCCGCTTTGAAAGAAAGGCTAGAGCGCCGTGAGATGCCATAATCAATGATTCGTTGTGACTGCTCACCCAGTCGCACAGATGGGCCATCTGGGGGAGCAGTTTCGCCTACTGGAGACATATCAACTGAATGCTGAGTCTTTTCATTTGGCGCCCACCACGTGACCCCAGCTTACCGAGGAGGTATAGCCGGTCGGCGGTGGCAGCTTCATCGCATACGCATGCTTTTTTCTGCCCCGAGTTTTCGTTGGAACGGCTTCTGTCTTGTTTGCGCGGTTTCCGTGGGGAGCACTTAGCGCGCCGAGGGCTTTGCCGATGAGGTGTGGAGAGGAGGTATCGTATTCTCGAGGAGGGATCAGTCAATGATTTTTTTGCGGCCCACGTGGTTTTGTTTTGTGATCCATGTTGCGGAGCAGTCGTATCCCGCAGAGGAGCCCAGTTTGTATTGGAGATCCTCAAGCTAATGCGTTCATGAGCGAAACAGCCCCTAGAATTGACGTTCGCATACACTTTTTGGCGTACGGAATAGGTCTCAGCCTCTGTAGCAGATACATACTTTTCTTGCCTCTACGGGTTGATAGACCGTGAATATTTGATACATCTTTAAGGTGAGCGGCGTGTGACGGGAGTGCACTTGCTGGAACGAAGACACCCGAACTCGCGCAAGTAGTTGCCTGTGCCTGCCAAATGGTCAAGTAGCAGAGTGcatgcggccggcgccgttGACTCTCGAGGCAGAAAGCGCACAACAACAATACCATAGAAAACAGTCACTAGCCTCCTTCAGCCGTAGCTTCTTCGATTGTTTTATGGTTTCATCTTAGTCTCTGATTGTTCTCATGCGTTCAACCGTATATCCATTGGGTCTCCTTCCCTTACTTCCCCAAATCCGGTTAAGAATGCGGAGTGCCGCCGGTTTTTAGCTCTCTGGCTGGCTGTGTGCTGGACGTACACGCCCCTGCTTCGCTTTTCGAGAGATGTCCCAGCGAAGAATGACCCTACGCGAACTTGTGTTGTCGGCGTGGCTGCGGGAGGCCGCTTGGCTACCGCGACCCGCGGTGCCGTGGAAACGGAAGTTGAGCAAGACGAAGGAGCGCCCGCTACTGAGAAACGTTCCACCAGGTAGCTTTAGGTTACCTTGTACTTGTCTCCGTGCCTGTGCCTCATGCTGTAGCCCTGCAGCACCAGACTCGGTCAAACCTCACGTGGATGGGGCAGTATATCGAGCGCGGGCTGAGTTTGGGGCGAGGATTCCTTTGCGCCTTGAACTGTTGCTTGCATCCTGTAGTCAGCCTACTCATTGAGTCAACAGCAGCAGGGGCGCGGTAGCGTGCGAACCGTGCCGGCTGTACCCTTTCAGGACAGTTTCACCGAATTTTAAACGCAGTACCTACCTCAGCGGTGGAATGGCGCCGGATGAGAGGTTTTCTTAACACACCGCAGCTTTGGTTGAGGCCTCTCGTGATGTACTTCACGCCGACAACGGCGCCAAACCCCCTGTTGCGCATGCGACGGTGACAAACTACAAGGGCGAGGAATGATTGCCTGTCGTCTGTGTGTCGGTCACCCTCGCAGCGAACACACTAAAAAACTGAAGGAGAGCTCGAGGCACTTTCCAAAGGCGAACAGAGTGACAAAACTGCTAGTCACTGCGGTTCTCGGTGCACTGCAGCTTGCTGCGTTCCAGATCTCTGAATACACACGCCTGTGgcaggcagcagacgagCGACGAGAGCTCGGCATTCGTCTCACTACAGGAGATTCACCCGTGTGAGACCGTGCTGCTAAAATCGCGTCGCTTTTGTCTGCGGTCAAGAATGCGGGAGGCGGGTTGGCATCACGCATTGATGAGCTAGTACTTGACACACTGCGCCGTCGTGACCGACTCTGTCTTTCCAGCGAAGCGGCGTACATCGTGGAAGCCATCTCTGCGTTCTCTTCGAATTCTCCTGAGGCGATCAGTCCTCTTTCGCCTGTCCGTAGCGTCGGCTGCATGACGATTACGTACATCGGCTATGTGCTCCTGGATTGTTTCACTCAGCAACTACGCTTGTGGATCACTGTTCGACGTGCGTCCTGTGTGTATGCCCGTGATGCCCACTGGAGATGGCCTTTCGATACGAAGCCTGGATAGGTAGCAGGTGTAATGCCTCCGTCACGAACGCATGCTTCGGACGTGGTCTGACATCAGGGAAAACTTGTAGGCACCAGAGGCACAGCGGTagaagggggcgggggagtAGATCCGGCTGAGGCGTCTTGGATCGATGAGCAACGGAAGGAGGTGGTTCATACGCAGCACCACATCGCAGCTGAGTCGCCTCCGACACCCCAGAGGTTCTTTGTGTTGCGGCTCCGGGTCGCAGCTCTACCATCCCGTGATTAGGTTTGACGTGAACGCGCATACGGAGTCACAGTTAGGCATGGCCCTAACAGCAATTCCATGTTCCACTGATGTGTTTCGTTCAGAGGAAGGTAGGCAGTACGCGGGGAGAGACCCCCCCGCATGTCCTGTTCCTATATAGTGGATGTTGCACGCTGCTGATGCCCGAGACGTGCAGCAGCGCTGTTGAAGCCCCTCCCGGTATATCGTGATACTTCCCTTGTGTGGTGCAAGGCGTTCTACGTTGACTCAAGTGCTTGAGCGTTTGCTGCGTTGGCAGTGAGGCGGCTAGAAGTGTAAACCGGCGTGTCTCCTAGTCTACCGCACGTGCGGCTACTCCATCGTGAAGGAATTCCGTCCGTCGCCCAGCCACAGTACCGCTCCTGGCGTTCTGTGGCACTCCTCCTTGCGCGAGCGTGACTCTCTGCATGGAGCAAAGGCAGCAGGTCGCTGCCCAGCGATCGCCCGTGCTGCCCGCGTCCCCTGAAACCCAGGCACTAGCGGCGGCGCAACAAGAGAACTGGGACAAAGGTGACGGAGAGCGATGGCAGCGGCAGTGCATTCAGCCGCATGCTTGCTGCGTAGTCTGCCGTCAGGCAATCGTAGTGGGagctgggggggggggggggggggggggcggggcgccgATGAATCCGTGCGGCGGAGAGTGAAGTGGTGCTGCGATCGAGTCGGCGGTCGCGTAGCTGGCGTAGTGGACTCGCACACACGTTGTGAGTGTCGTGCGTCGGACAGCTGCTTCAGTGGTGTCGCACGTTTTTTGCGATCGAGGTCCTGTCGACAGCCAGACAGGTTCGATCCCGCAACAGGCATTTGTAAGGAATGGCGGATATTCTGCGGTGTCGGGCAGAAAAAGCACGTAGGCTGTGCCCAGCTAGACGATGCAAACAACAAATCCACGCTCTTCGGCTTGTGCGCTGCCGAGCGTGCGGATAGACTGCAGCAGGTCCATAATCCGGGGTGGGCTGTAGTAGACGGTGTGAAGTGAGGGGGCCAAGacgtgtgtgtctctgttCCCGTACTCGTGGCCTTTCATCAGCGCTTGGGGAAACGAGGCGCTGAAGGATACTGCGGAGGCTGTGTCGGGCTCCGGAGGCGCCGACCAGCCCTGGATTACACCGTGACGCGCGTTTACCTTTGGAGGTGTGGTGCGCGTGGAGCGTGCGGAGGCTTGCGACGCAGATCGTGCACTTTTACTCTCCAATGTGTGCTCGGTGTTCCGCCTCCGTCTACCGCTCTCATAGAACTCGCACAGCACACTGCCCTATGCACGGCTATGGTGTGCCTTGTTTTTCTGCAATTTTGCCGTGTACCAACTGCCGTGTTAGAGAACGCAGAAGCGATGATGAGCGGGCatgaggcgacgcgcgcgacgcggatgGGTTTGGGGGTACGCGGTCTCAACGTAGGACAAACTGTGCTGGGCAACAAGCTGAGTGTGGCATGAAGAGAACGGTTGCCAGTCGGGGGAAGACTGACGCGGCGTTCGGGTTGTGTTTCCCGCGCTGCGGAAAGCTGCGGATCGGTGTTGCGATTGAGGTAGCTGTTCGCTCTGTCCGCGacaggggaggaggcgagtaGAGTAATCGTGAGTGTTGCAGACGATGGTGTGGCTGTGTGCGGTTGAACAGCAGGATGGGCAGCcctgcggcggacgaggcagcgccgtcgACGACATTGGACGTAGTCGCGTACGTCAGTTCATAGGGTCCTCAGCAGAGCACGCACCGGCGGTTCTGTCGTGCGGTAGCCATGTCGTATGTCGCGGCTTCACCAGCAAATCGAGTGGCTAGTTCGTACTGGCGTGCACAGCTTTTGGCGTTAAACAggtgcggaggcggcaggcacAAGACCCTGTGAGCAACTGCAACGCTCTGGGGGAAACGTGCGTGCGCGCCGGTTTCTGCGCAATCCACGGCCACTAGAAACGTTCCTGAACTGGCAGGCAGCTTCAACTCCGTAGCTGAAGGTCTCATCGAGGGAACATCGTagaggcgcctggcgcagctAGGCAGCGACGTATCATAGTGTGCGTCTCGACTCGGATTCGGCTTTCTCAGAAACATGCGGTATGACACTGGGCAAAAGGGGATCGGGTGGTGGTCATTTGCGGCGTTGTTTCAACCGAGTGGGGTATGATAGCGTATGCGGTAACTAGGTGTGTGAGGCAGCGCCACGGCAGTGGGTGCGGGCAGCTGTGGCTGCCTCTCCATATTTCCCACGCGACACTGAGGTTTTCGAGATGTGGACGTGCACCCGCGACACTTGTTGCCACTGTCTGCGGAGCTGCAGTGGTTCAACCTGCATTGAGTCCTGGATTGCGGAGCCTTCCAAAATCATGGTCCGAGCGCGTGCGTGACAGGCGAgcgctctctgtctgcgtgaCTCTGGCAGACACGAAGTGAAGCTCTTGGAGCAGCAAAGTGGCAGAAGTCTCGGCGGCCATGGGCAACGTCTTCTCAGGTGCCAAGAGAAGGCGCATCCGGCGCCTGTTCATCTGCATTGTAGTAGGAAAGATGCGCTAGAACCATCGCCTGCGTTAATTGTGCTGATTGACTTGCTGCTCGATGGGCGGCACTGGATGACATTTGCGTGCGCGGGGACTCTCATCGTGGGTTGCGCCTTGCGTATTGTACGTGCCTATCTGCAGGAGCAtggagcggccgccgccacaTCCAGTGTcagcgctgcagcgcacgcCCCTTCCAGCTCTGGTTCTGCGACGCCTGGAAGCAATCCCAAAACGTAAGTTGCGCGTTTGGCATGCCCTCAACTTCGGTAGAGACCTCTCGCTAAGCAGATAGAACCAGAACTTCGATGGGGTGCCAGCCAGGACAGGCAGTTGACGAACTGAGAAACCTGGGAACGGATGGACCGCTGTTGCAGCAAAACTGATATGTCAGTCTTCTCACGGCGCTACTTGTCGCCAGAGGGGGAATTTGCGCAGCAGAGCCACGGAGCACAGATGAGACCACGCCCGTCGTCCTCCGGCTATGAGACTTGGTGTCATCTGCAAAGCTGACACAGTTCTCATCAGAACGGTGTGATTTTTTCCCGAAGGGTACGCTGCTTGACACACCGCATGCACGTGCGTCCACACTAAAGCTGTGCCGGTGCCCGTTGGCGCGCGTATGGTACGCTGGTGTGAGCCGCATGCTTCTTCAAGGTCTGGTGTGTATATGGACATGTGTGTGCACTGGCTGGGCTCAGCGTCGGAGTCCATACAGAATGACCGTCCGGTTTATGTTTCTTCCTGCTCACGTGCCCCTGGATGTGTTCAACGTTTGTCGTCTCAGGGGATCGCCAGCCGATCAGCTGCCCAagcctgcgccggcagaggaAGGTGACAAGCAGACATCGTCAGTCAAAGACTCCACGCCACCGTCTTCGAACACAGTTGACACGCTAAAGGCCTCGGGCAAAGATCaagacgaagcagctgctggagctggTGACTCAGAGACGGAATTCAGTTCGCTGACCAGCACTGCCGGTGCGTGTGAATCTTGCCTTCGAACGATCACGATCGTGCAGATTGCTGGTACATTTGTAGGAACACTCTCCGTAGTAAGGGACAGGGCCCAactggcgcgggcgcgaaaGTTGGCAAGTGACTGCAGTGCGTTGTGCATTTGTAGCCCGTCGGAaagcggcgtctgcaggctgGGAGACCCAGTGTTGTTTCGGGGGACTGACGCTTCTGGGCAGGGTTGCGGCGTGTCGCTGGTGTGGCGTTATGTCGACACAGGCGTGTTTATTTACTGCCACCGCGCACGGTAAATGCGGGATATCCccgcgtgtgtgtttttgAAGACGCGCGTGTGCGACTGTGGGCCCCCTGCTTCCTGGGGTCCCCGGAGGCGCTTTCGGGGAGTTGTGTTTGTGTTGCCTCCAGGGTAGGGCGCGGTCCGCCACGCTGTGGGCTCGACGGGCGAGTCTGCTTCCCTGCCGCCCTACCGAGTCAGCCGTCGCTTGTTCAAACTGGTAACGCGCTGTTTCAGCGGACGCGGGTTCGACGTCGTAGACTCTCGTCTCGGCGTCGTTTTTGCTGGCACAAGGCCAGACAGAGTCCACCTGGCAGACCTCCAGGGAAGTTCGCCACGGGGGGTCTCCAGCGCGCGTCCACAAATGGTCTTTCGGGAGCTTTTAAGGGGCCCAGCGGGAGCTGCGTCCCCGTCGCAGGCTTGCCTCTCTGCCCTCAGCAGGGGAGACTCCTCACCTTGCGCCCCGATGCCCATTCAAGGGAAGTGAGCGACGGCGTTTGCTGGCGGACGCGCTGTGCTCGGTCGACCAGCAACTGCGTCGAGCGCATGGCggagcgcgtgcgccgctgaCGCAGCGGAGGTTTATGTACGCTTGCTAGAGAGTCTGCATACGGAACTCTGCTCGTGGCGTCTTAACCGTAACCGTCCAGGGCGTCGGTGAGTTTACGAGTTCGCCCTGCTCGTAGCAGCAGTACGGCACTCGTTGGGTGTCGTTGTATCGCCGCTGCTATGGGGCGAAACCACGGGGTGGCTCGGATCTGTAGTACTGGCACGGTGCGCAGTGGAACAGATTTAGTTTTGAGTGGGCGATGCCTTCTTGCCGCGTGTCGCGTGCGGGCGTTTGCAGGCGGCGTTGGCCTTGCCCTCTGACTTTCCAGCTGGTGCGCTCCCCGCGGATCAGCTGCCCTTCATCCCCCTGACTCCATTAGACCGGGACCAGCTTGCTTTACGACTTGGGGAAAAAATCAAAGCCTCTCCGATGACCGAGGCGGGGCCATATTTGCCGTTCGCCTAGTGTGTGGTTGCTCGGGTTCACTCACCTGTGGGCGACGGAAGCTGTTTCTTTCGCGCTCTAAGTTACGCAGTCCTTGGAACTGAGAATGCGCACAGCAAGATAGGCAGCATGGTTGCACAGCGTATGATGGATAACTTCGACAAATATTCGTGGCTCATAGAGGCCGAGGATACAAAGAGAAACTTGAAGCAGCCGTCGTCCAAGGACTGGCACCTCAAACGGTGGATTATTCGCGCGTTTTGTAGTCAAACGCCCCTGTAAGGCACTGAACCTCACTGTTTGTCTTCCAGAATCCCGGATTCTCCTGCGAACGTGGGGACTTCCATGTGTGTCCATTAGCCCGTCCACTGAGAACCCAATCTGAGTTTTGCCCTGGAGCTGTGTGTCCTTCCGCAAGAGAGATCGGGAACCGGCCTACGTTGCCTTTTTCCTCGGCGTTTCGTCTCCGGTTGCTCGTCTTGGCGAACGTGTTTTGAGTCACAGAAACTGTGTCTTTTGCTGCCGCTTCCCGCCGAACAGCGCGagttctccctctccttctcgttCGCCCCGACTTTTCACGTTCAATGCAGCCAAAAGCCGTGTCTCTTTAGCCACGCTTTAAGACGGGTCTCTTCGCGGAGGGTTTGTGGGCTGGCCACACCGAGAGCCATATGACAAATGCCTAGTTGCCAACCATGTGGTACCGGCAAAGGactgctgcttcgcgtgaAAGCTGTCGAATAATACTGCCACAACGAGAGTACGACAGATTGATTCATCGTATGCGGCCTGCATCGCAGTGGAGAACAGAACACCTACCCGTGGGAGAAGCGAAAATGTGTTGTTCAGCCTAAGCGCTCCCAAGAAAGAGGAGTCTCACATTGGCACGTGTTCATTTCCCTTAGGAAACATGGAGTGTCGTGCGCGAGTTCCCAGCAGTAACTGAATTTGATAAAAGCTTCACAATAATGTATGCGCAAATGCTTCTCTGTATCCGGTGTTTAGACGTCAGCAACGAAAGAACGCCTTCGAGCGGCCGGTTCTTGGCGACCCGCTGCTTTTTTTCACAGCTgatcgccgcgcgctctgaAGTGGCGGCTCTCTATTTTACCGTCGCGGAGCAACTGGCTCTACCTGCTCGCATGTTTGCCCGACGTCACGAAGGGGACGTAAGCATGCACCGGATGGCTACGTTTCGTTCTCATGTTCTTTTCAGTGCGGTGCCACGCGGCTTCTGAGATAAAGCTTTGTTTCCACGTCACGCATATCGGGAGCACACACACGGTTGACGCAAGAAGTTGTGAATAAATCGTGCTCCAGTAAAATCGAGACCTTCGCATCGCAACGCTGGGACGTGTTAGAACCAGCCAGAGAGTTCAGCGTGGCGGTAACGGTGAGAGAGCAAATTCCCTTCACGCACAAGGGAGCCTGCCATCACCCGATACGGCTGGATGCAGTCAGCGAACAAGACATTGAGCTCCACCGCGGCGAGACCTCAAATTCTCTCTGCAGTAGCCGCGTGACACGGCAGAATATGTAGCAGGGGGCGGCCGTGATCATTGACATGGGGCTCCGCAGACTTCGCCGTAGGCATTGAGCGCTCGCCCGCCAAGCCAGCAGAGCAACTTGGTCTAGTGAGACACCTCCAAATGCAAAAACCTGAGGCAATGAGTTCTTGCGGATGACAGAAGGAATTCTACATGAAGATGCTGAGCTGACACTCGCCGTGTGACGCGATAGGTTCTCACGATACCATAGCCCTGAGACGCAGTGGCGCAGGAACGCTCGTGTCCAAAAGCCAGACGCACAGCCGTACGAGGTGGCCGGCGGCAGGCTCGAGAAACGCTCATGAACTGGAGAGCGTGGCTGGTAGCCGCGGATACCCGCCTGAATGCCGACCAAAAACCGGAATCGACCTCCGGCtgcgacgaaggcagcgggCGTCCCAGTCGAAGCTTGACAGAATCTAACAGAGAAGGACAGCTATGCCAGAGACTTTTGTGCAGCAGTGGATCCCCCAAGCGTGacgggctccgcggctcgAGTCGAGGAACTAACTGGAAGTTGGAAGCCACACGCGCCCGGCACGCAGGTGAAACGATGCGAGGCGTGTGCAGCTCGTATAATAAAACGGCGCCCGTCAGACTCCAGACTCATGTGTGACCTGTGCGGTTTGAACATCCACCAAGCGCTCGGTGAATGCAGATTTTGAGCGTCGTTTACCAATGGATTGAATCAGGATCTTGTCTTGGTGGACGCATGCGCTGAACATCAGGTTCACTGGAGGAGCGACTCGGCCTCCTCTACGAggttcgccttcgcagcgctAAATTTGCGACAAGTCTCAAAGTCTGCTGGCCGCTGTGTCATCCTCTGTATTTTCCCGTAGTCTTGACCGTACCAAGTCGTGGTTGTTTTGCCGATCATCGCGAGAAGCGTCGGACGCCTTTGTGTTAACGGCCGCATGCGATCCGAATCCGACAGAAAAGGGAGCGAACAGTTGCTCGGCCGCGTATGACGTGGCAGCATCACATCGACGCACGGTTCTCTGTTTTGTTCACTACACTTTCGGTACTTTCATGGTGCTCTCTTGTTGGTGTCTCCTGCGGGCTTCAATCTGGTCCTTTTCGTCTGCATCTGTGCCTGGCTGGGTCTACGGGCACCCCGAGATGCTCCTCAGTTTGAaaagaggccgccgcggaactTGGCTCTCTTCCTTTCTGCCTTTTGACCTCGATCAGTGATGCTGAGCAGCCCGTTGAGGGGGGTCGACCTGCGTTGCCGGCGGCATGCGCGCTCGATcacctcgtctcctcgcgcttgaCTGCGTCAGAcagcgaggcccgcgggtTCACCGGAAATGCGAATTCACCGCGGAATGAACACCAGACAACCCGCACAGGCGACCTCCGACGCGGCGGTTACGGCcgccgagaagagaagattcagcgtgtgcatgcgcggctcTCTTGCATGAAGCCGGCATGATTCCGTATCCAGCTTATGCGCCGCCGGTTTCCCTCGTCCCCCCGTGCCTTCTTGACTGCTAGCCGAGATGAGCGCAGACCGCCCGCACGGAGTCCCGCCATCAGCGGACAACAAACAAGGCAACCCAGCCTCTTTGAGGGGGTCGGCGTCGGCCTCGTCGTTCTCGGCTTCCTGCGGACCGTCGTTTTCCCCCCCTGCCGCCGGCCTGCCTGCCGCGGGGGGGCGCCAGCCCACTTTCCCCCCGTCTCGGCGGCCTCAGCGAACATGCCTCCCTTCTTCCCAAcgtccgcgcctcccccccaaTTTGGCGCGTCctcgttcgcgtcttcttcgtatcctccctcgttttctttcgccaactccttcctcgccgccgcggccgctcagCACGTCGGGTCCTCcaacgcagcgaggcggcctttctccgcgttcgcgcccgccggcgaccTCCCTATTGCGCGGGGAGCGGGTCTGGGAGAGTCAAAAACTTCGGCAGGAGGGCTCGCTCCCGCGGGGGTGTCTGCCCCCCCGAAAGACGTGCCTCACaggccggcggggggggccGACCATCCGGGGTCTGCGGTCTCGTTTTCTGACGCAGAAAGGCTTGCTGGCGGCTTCGCTAACCCCGGTGCAGCGCGCAACCCCCTTtatgcagcgccgccgcagccgccagacGCCAGCCAGACGTTTgtcgagacgcggcgcgtctcttccATGCCCGCTCCGTCTacgccttcctcttttcACTGCCAAAGCTACCTCTCGAATCTCTCTGGTCCCCGgcggccgctctcgcccGAGCAAATCGGGGCCGCGGCGAtgtcggcggctgcggacggGCTGGATGCCTACTCgcacgctgccgccgctgcttcctcgtccCCGACCTGGCCGCCGTTCTCCGCTGCGGACCCTTTGTCGGCGCAGCGGCCCATGTCCGACTGCCCTGCGACCCAGGATagcgctgcgccgtcgtcttcgtctccgctgtcaACAATccccgccttctccgcttcggcggcgcggtcggcactgccgccgccctcgtcgcctcgcgttccctccgcagcctctgcggcctcgggtGCTTCGCTCGTGCGTTCTGCGCCCGAAGAAGCTAGCGGCCAGCCAGTGTCTCGaacgccgcctccctctgtctcctcgtcgccgttcACGTCGCAAGAACTGCTGGATTTGCTGTATCCCGCAGTCCATGCGTCGTCGAGCTACAAGGCGTGGGCAAGCAAAGGCGCTGCGTCGcacgcggcttcctcgctcaGCGCCGcatctcctcgtcgcccggcgGCCTCCAAGAGTGCGGTATACACGAGTGCAAAGGGAGCcacggcctctgccgcgagcggcggctcTGCTGGGTCAGCTTCGCACTTCCATCAGCTTCGGTGCGGCCTCGTTGTCGCGCAGATCGACCAGCGAGACTTGTGGAGGAAGACCTGCTCAGAAGCTTATTTTCGAGGCGAGAAAAGGCTCCTTCGCGCGgtcgcagcgagccgcgcgagcgccgatgGTGTCcatggcggcgcgagcgacgaggaagcaggcgccgaggaggccagAGCCGGAGGAAAggaagaagctgctgcaACGCCAGtggaagacagagagaaggagacgcgaagggGGGGGCCTCAAgaacgcagcgaaggcgcagcacaCACTGGAGCAGAGCTCGCGCTCTGTAGAGGCTCGCAGTCTGCAGGACGGACTGCGACAGAAACCTCACCGAAAAGCAGCCGCTGGGTCGAAGAGACTCTCGAGCAAGTCTACCTCCTCCGAGAATATGGCGGAATCTTTGCAgtgcgacgcaggcgaccaGGTAAAGAATGTGTTTCCTTTTCAGATCTTTgtttttggtctgatcccGCTCCTCAACCTAAAAGCGGCGTGCAGTCCAAGTGCCGCGGAGGGTTTCTGTCCGTTGACCTCTGCTATGTCTGATGAAGGAGTACCACAAACCTTATCGCGGTGCGGCAACGGCGACGGCTCGCGTACTCTGTGGAGTCCTCTGCTCTGTGTAATCATGGGCGCATGCTCGTACATCTACTAAAATCTGCCTGTCAGGGCGCACATACTGGTGGTGGACTTCTGCGTGAATAGATACGTCGCTGGGGTAGAGCTATCAGGGACCGATTTCGGAGCCTTCTTATATTCATGCGAGCTCCGGGTCGGCGTCCACCGAGCTCTCCACGCCCCCTCACACTGAAAATGGCTGGGGGTCTGCAAGCAGTCTAAGCGCCTTTAGCATTCCGATTTACGTCTCAAGCATCTTGTTGGCCTAACAAACCgttttattgattatgctggGAGCTGTCTCGTGTTCCGCGTCTGTGTTCGACTCCGGCGCACTCCAGTGTTGCACACGTCCGTGATGTGCACGGAGCCCTCGCATGCCTTCGGGGAATTCGCAAACTCATGTGCGCGCTCTCGTCAGCGCCGGCGTGCTTCCTCGCGTATCGGCTCGCGTCCTCATGCCCTTCTTTCTGCTCTCCTGTCGCAATCGTGGCAGCCAACGTCGCCATTTCTGTCGACGGAGCGACTTGTCTGATGCCTGTGCGCCCGTATGTTATAAGTGTATACTAGGCACATTTGCGCTTACACGCACCGCGTGTGTAtatgcgcgcatgcatgtatcAAAGGGGGTTTTAAGAAGCTGTGAGTTTCTGCGCACTGT from Besnoitia besnoiti strain Bb-Ger1 chromosome XIII, whole genome shotgun sequence includes these protein-coding regions:
- a CDS encoding hypothetical protein (encoded by transcript BESB_029790); its protein translation is MEQRQQVAAQRSPVLPASPETQALAAAQQENWDKENAEAMMSGHEATRATRMGLGDGQPCGGRGSAVDDIGRSRVRQHEVKLLEQQSGRSLGGHGQRLLRCQEKAHPAPVHLHCSRKDALEPSPALIVLIDLLLDGRHWMTFACAGTLIVGCALRIVRAYLQEHGAAAATSSVSAAAHAPSSSGSATPGSNPKTGSPADQLPKPAPAEEGDKQTSSVKDSTPPSSNTVDTLKASGKDQDEAAAGAGDSETEFSSLTSTAGACESCLRTITIVQIAGTFAALALPSDFPAGALPADQLPFIPLTPLDRDQLALRLGEKIKASPMTEAGPYLPFA